The genomic stretch CTTGTACAACACCACTAACCGGAGTAACTGTAGCCTTTTCAGATATTGTAAACACAGGTTTTAGAGTTTTCAAATCATCATCAGTAGCTGTATCACTTACTTTAAAAGCAATAGTGCCAGTAGCTTCATCTATTACAGGTTGCTCTGTCACAAGTTCACTATCAATAGTAAACCCTGTAATTTTTGCCTCTGAACTTTCAGACCCTGTTAATTTAGTACCTTTATATACAACCTTAACTTTCTGGCCTAATTGTAATACATCAATATTCAGATCTGCTTCTACTTTTCCATTATTAATGGTACCAGCTACGTCTACATTACACTTGCCAATGTCACTTAAATTCAGTTCTTGACTACCTGTAAATGTATAAGAAGTACCATTTTGCTTCAGAACGCATTTTTCCAATTTGATAGTTAGGTTCATTCCCATGAAACTGAAATCCTTCAATTCCAAACTAACGATATTATTCCCAGCCTTTGCAATTGTAATGTTCTTTGGCATCCCATTTGCAATAGAAGTCCCATCTAATTCAATATCTAAAGTACCTTTATAGGTACCTGCCAATTCTTCCTCAATCGGATAAACAGGGTCATCATCATCACTACAAGCAGTGAACAAACTCATTGAACAAATCAATGCAAACAAATAAAATAAATTCTTCTTCATAAAATCATCTTGTTTAGTTAATACAAGCCTTCTCATCGAAGGTTACAATGTCCTATTTTACTTTAATAAAAATTAAGTGTGCAAAGAAACAGCTTTTAAAGTATATAAAAAAGGTCTGTTCTACGTTTTAATGTTCCATTTTTAATATAAATTTTAAGTGCTATATGAATAACATAAGAACAGAAGGCTCTTAATTATAAAAAACAATTAAAGGTATCTAATTGTTTTTTCATTTCAAAAGAACTACTTATAAAACAAAAAAGGAGCTGAATCAAAAGATTCAGCTCCTCCATAATTTATCACTAAGATATTATCTCATTAAGTCCAAACCTAAATTAAAACTTGTTGTTACTGCCCAATATCCACCTATCATCTGAATAAACATTCCAGCAGCTTGTGCTTCCTCCGGCACAATTCCACCTTCTACCAATGCATTCCAAAGCAATATTAAATCATTCACTGATACAGGATCTCCCCAGCTATCCGTTTCCCCCGTATCACGAAGAGTGAAAAGATTATCAAAGGCACTCTTATCCAAATAAATATAAGTATGACCATTATCAGCAGTCTTAATATTCATAGGTATTCCATCTTTAGCCCAACCCAATATCTGACTAATAGTAGCATCTTGTATTCCACTAAGATCAGCATTCAAAAGTCCACCTAGTAATGCTTTAACAGTAGCTGGATCTCCACTCAACACTTCATCAATAATATCAGCCATACCGCTAGCATCAGCTCCAGTAGCTGCAGTCAAGATAGCAGGAATATTCAATTTTACAGTGAATTTTCCATTTCTCTCACTCCAATATGCCAACTCTTTAGGAGAAGTAGTAAAGCCACTTGTAGCAAAATTAGCTTTTACCTCACTTGTAGTAGGAAAAGCACCTGTAAAAAAGATAGACATTATAGAATTGGGGTCTAGTGCTATTGCCGGACTAGCAACATAATCAGCTATAATACTACCACTCTTATCTAAAGTAATTGAATTCAAAGCTTGAGGCAAAATAGAACCTCCAAGATACCGTAATAAAGCTGAAATTAAATTAGGGTAATTATCCTCACCAGTAAATTGCCAATCTGTGTACAATGCACTTGTTACAGGCCAATTCTTCATTACCTCTTTTTCTGTCCAGGTATAATCCGTAGCTGTATAATCTGCCATTTTATAAGTTCCAGTCCACGGGCTTACTTCATCGTCATCATCGCTACAAGCAGTAAACAAACTCATTGAACAGATCAATGCAAATAAATAAAATAAATTCTTCTTCATATTTTTCTTGTTTAGTAAATAATAGCTCCCCATCGCTGGGTAGTCATGTCTTTTTAATTGAATAAGATTTCGAAGTGCAAAATAACAGTTTTTAAAGATATTACACAAGGTCTATTCTAAAGATGAGCTGTTCCTTTTTTAAGCATCCAAACTTTAATTATCACCTTTTATAAAAAACGACTTGCCAATAAAGTGAATTCACAACGCTATTAAACACTTGTGGCTGCGTAGGCTCACACTTGTAGGAGTGTGAGCTCTCACTTATGCAAGTGAAGGTCAACGCAGCCGCAAGTGTTTTCTCAAGAAGCTATAAAAACATCTCATTCCATAAAAAATATAATATTTCTCCCTCTTCATGAGAAAAATTCATAACTATTTGTTATCTTTATGCAACCAAAAGCTTTTATTCAAAGGATTTGGCATGAATAAACCTTATACATAAACCATTAAAGCAAAAGATTATGTTCAACTCATTCGGCAACATTCTCCGCCTTACCAGCTTTGGGGAGTCACATGGTAAAGGCATCGGAGGCGTCATAGATGGATTTCCCGCGGGCATCCGCATTGACATGGATTTCGTGCAAGCGGAACTGGACCGTCGTCGTCCCGGACAGTCTCTTATTACTACGGCCCGGAAAGAAGGCGATAAAGTAGAATTCCTTTCAGGTATCTTTGAAGGCAAATCAACAGGATGTCCCATTGGATTCATTGTGTGGAATGAGAATCAGCATTCCAGTGATTATGATAATATGAAGGAGGTATACCGTCCTTCGCATGCTGACTATACTTATAAGGTGAAATATGGCATCCGTGATTATCGTGGCGGCGGTCGCTCATCAGCACGCGAAACCATTTCGCGCGTAGTGGCAGGTGCCCTTGCCAAACAGGCACTCCGTCAACTGGGTGTAAAAATCACAGCATATACCTCGCAGGTAGGACCAATCCGTCTGGAAGAGAATTATACTGCTTATGATCTTGATTTAATAGAAACGAATCCAGTACGCTGTCCGGATCCGGTAAAGGCAAAAGAAATGGAGGAACTTATTTTCAAGACCAAAGGAGAAGGTGATACCATTGGCGGCGTAGTGACCTGTGTCATCAAAGGATGCCCCATCGGATTAGGCCAACCCGTATTCGGTAAGTTACATGCAGCTCTTGCTTCCGGTATGCTCAGCATCAATGCAGCTAAAGCATTTGAATACGGTGACGGATTTAAAGGTCTGAAACAAAAAGGCTCAGAGCAGAATGATGTATTCTTCAATAACTGCGGACGCATTGAAACGAAAACCAATCATTCCGGTGGTATCCAAGGCGGTATAAGTAACGGACAGGACATCTTCTTCCGGGTTGCCTTTAAACCGGTAGCTACTGTATTGATGGAGCAACATACAGTCAATATAGATGGCGTAGATACAACATTGAAAGCCCGCGGTCGTCATGATCCATGCGTTTTGCCACGCGCAGTGCCTATAGTAGAAGCTATGGCTGCCTTGACAATACTGGATTTTTATCTGATTGACCGTACTACACAGTTATAAGAATGATAAAGTGGTAAAGTGATAGGATGATAAAGTGACATCACCCTATCATCTTATCATTTTATCACCCTATCACCTTATCATATATATATATTTATGAACGAAATACAGAAATACATCTCAGAGAATGAATCGAAGATGCTGGAAGACTTGTTCAGCCTCATCCGTATCCCAAGTATCAGTGCAAAACCTGAACATCATGACGACATGTTGGCTTGTGCAGAGCGCTGGGCACAACTATTGCTTGAAGCAGGTGCAGACGAAGCACTGGTAATGCCATCGAAAGGCAATCCGATTGTTTTCGGGCAAAAGATAGTAGACCCGGCAGCAAAGACAGTTTTGGTATATGCACATTATGATGTAATGCCGGCAGAACCGTTGGAGCTATGGAAAAGCAACCCCTTTGAACCGGAAATCCGCGATGGGCACATTTGGGCCCGTGGTGCCGATGACGACAAAGGACAATCATTTATACAAGTAAAGGCATTCGAATATCTGGTGAAACATGGCATGCTTAAGAACAATGTCAAATTCATCTTTGAGGGTGAAGAAGAAATCGGTTCACCCAGTCTGGAAGCTTTCTGTGAGGAGCATAAAGAATTATTAAAAGCAGATATTATTCTGGTATCGGATACC from Bacteroides intestinalis DSM 17393 encodes the following:
- a CDS encoding DUF4925 domain-containing protein, producing MKKNLFYLFALICSMSLFTACSDDDDEVSPWTGTYKMADYTATDYTWTEKEVMKNWPVTSALYTDWQFTGEDNYPNLISALLRYLGGSILPQALNSITLDKSGSIIADYVASPAIALDPNSIMSIFFTGAFPTTSEVKANFATSGFTTSPKELAYWSERNGKFTVKLNIPAILTAATGADASGMADIIDEVLSGDPATVKALLGGLLNADLSGIQDATISQILGWAKDGIPMNIKTADNGHTYIYLDKSAFDNLFTLRDTGETDSWGDPVSVNDLILLWNALVEGGIVPEEAQAAGMFIQMIGGYWAVTTSFNLGLDLMR
- the aroC gene encoding chorismate synthase — translated: MFNSFGNILRLTSFGESHGKGIGGVIDGFPAGIRIDMDFVQAELDRRRPGQSLITTARKEGDKVEFLSGIFEGKSTGCPIGFIVWNENQHSSDYDNMKEVYRPSHADYTYKVKYGIRDYRGGGRSSARETISRVVAGALAKQALRQLGVKITAYTSQVGPIRLEENYTAYDLDLIETNPVRCPDPVKAKEMEELIFKTKGEGDTIGGVVTCVIKGCPIGLGQPVFGKLHAALASGMLSINAAKAFEYGDGFKGLKQKGSEQNDVFFNNCGRIETKTNHSGGIQGGISNGQDIFFRVAFKPVATVLMEQHTVNIDGVDTTLKARGRHDPCVLPRAVPIVEAMAALTILDFYLIDRTTQL